In Eubalaena glacialis isolate mEubGla1 chromosome 2, mEubGla1.1.hap2.+ XY, whole genome shotgun sequence, a single genomic region encodes these proteins:
- the LOC133084584 gene encoding collagen alpha-1(I) chain-like, whose amino-acid sequence MDRRTASTRKNTETISKVRGSGSFFTQFPGKRWGHPALACRPPAAPSVAPHPPALRPLASQKPSPWGGEKLGEVPVGLPEVSRLSAKLVEHSACPHGPGCPHHSQGPAPKEATLLDGKMKLPISPGPRRAGQPRNLPEPASQRPRIPHLSVSPLRCAGGDEARAVNNPLRLANSRSSPPPAGAQALPSRGVGEPAAAPEGLRGGGSTRRLWNSLAIPPPAGAPLALPEVRGLAPAPSGKVPAPTRAGSRAGPDALRWAAGRPSCSPRLHPRGRPGGQFRKPGGQPGPGCLRASDPDPPPPGRPGRGARSSGRAAQSDRLSSGPAPGALPPPGPAPSPLTLGSPGGETFPGERRGGSGAPRPSGEPGGGAWARRGPRARQQRHRAEAGRSGGAASAGPATRAGLGLGLGSGSGAGGGSGRAAAAARLVYSGRCQRLRRPGLLLLRRRAPSPSRRHLRAPQQPPQASRRPGPPRRPCRPAPGPRSERERRSPRAPALRGARCLRLPVGAGRKWGQRSQSPRGRPARRPGPTARTPAPGSALRAASSPGRRPRRPELGTPGRGWEGLEASLRAQSRPDSGEAGLLLPPLPHA is encoded by the exons ATGGACAGAAGGACCGCCTCCACACGCAAGAATACGGAA ACCATCAGCAAAGTCAGGGGCTCAGGCTCTTTTTTTACACAGTTTCCTGGGAAACGCTGGGGCCACCCAGCCCTGGCCTgcaggcctccagcagccccctcgGTCGCTCCACACCCACCAGCCTTGC GGCCCCTGGCTAGCCAGAAGCCAAGcccctggggtggggagaagctGGGGGAGGTCCCGGTGGGGCTGCCGGAGGTGTCCCGCCTCAGTGCCAAGCTTGTTGAGCACAGCGCCTGCCCACATGGCCCCGGATGCCCCCACCActcccagggcccagccccaAAGGAGGCCACTCTGCTGGACGGCAAAATGAAGCTCCCCATCTCACCCGGGCCCCGGAGAGCTGGACAG CCCCGGAACCTACCTGAGCCAGCCTCCCAGCGCCCGCGGATCCCGCACCTGAGTGTCTCGCCGCTCAGGTGTGCGGGCGGGGACGAGGCCCGGGCGGTGAATAATCCCCTCCGCCTCGCGAACAgccgctcctcccctcccccggcgGGAGCGCAGGCCCTCCCCAGCCGCGGAGTGGGCGAGCCGGCGGCGGCCCCCGAAGGACTGCGGGGAGGCGGGAGCACCCGGCGCCTCTGGAATTCTCTCGCCATCCCGCCCCCAGCGGGGGCCCCGCTGGCGCTTCCTGAGGTCAGAGGGCTCGCCCCGGCCCCAAGCGGAAAAGTACCGGCACCTACAAGGGCTGGGAGCCGAGCCGGGCCCGACGCTCTCAGGTGGGCTGCGGGGCGCCCTTCCTGCTCCCCACGGCTTCACCCTCGGGGCCGGCCCGGGGGCCAGTTTCGAAAGCCGGGCGGGCAGCCGGGCCCGGGCTGCCTCCGCGCCAGCGACCCCGACCCTCCCCCGCCTGGGCGCCCGGGCCGCGGAGCCCGCTCCTCCGGCAGAGCGGCCCAGTCCGACCGGCTCTCCTCGGGCCCGGCTCCCGGCGCGCTGCCTCCACCGGGCCCCGCGCCCTCGCCGCTTACCCTAGGGAGCCCGGGCGGGGAAACTTTTCCAGGCGAGCGCCGCGGCGGCTCGGGCGCCCCTCGGCCGAGCGGAGAGCCCGGCGGCGGGGCCTGGGCTCGACGCGGTCCCCGCGCCCGGCAGCAGCGTCACCGCGCGGAGGCGGGGAGGAGCGGCGGCGCGGCCTCGGCCGGGCCGGCGACCAGGGCAGggctcggcctcggcctcggctcCGGCTCCGGCGCGGGCGGGGGCAGCGGCCGggccgcggcggcggcgcggcTTGTTTACTCGGGCCGCTGTCAGCGGCTGCGGCGGccggggctcctcctcctccgccgccGCGCCCCCTCCCCCTCGCGGCGCCACCTCCGCGCTCCCCAGCAGCCGCCGCAGGCGTCCCGCCGCCCTGGCCCGCCGCGCCGCCCATGCCGCCCGGCCCCGGGCCCGCGTTCGGAGCGGGAGCGCCGCAGCCCCCGAGCTCCGGCCTTGCGGGGCGCCCGCTGCCTCCGGCTCCCGGTCGGGGCAGGTAGGAAGTGGGGCCAGCGATCCCAAAGCCCTCGCGGCCGCCCGGCGCGTCGCCCAGGCCCCACTGCCCGCACCCCCGCCCCGGGCTCGGCTCTTCGCGCCGCGAGCTCCCCGGGCCGGCGGCCGAGGAGACCCGAACTCGGAACCCCCGGCAGGGGTTGGGAAGGGCTCGAGGCGTCACTCCGAGCCCAGTCTCGGCCGGATTCTGGGGAAGCTGGCCTTcttctccccccacttccccacgCCTAA
- the FURIN gene encoding furin, with the protein MELRPWLLWVVVAAGALVLLAADARGQKVFTNTWAVCIPGGPAVADSVARKHGFLNLGQIFGDYYHFWHRAVTKRSLSPHRPRHSRLQREPQVQWLEQQVAKRRTKRDVYQEPTDPKFPQQWYLSGVTQRDLNVKEAWAQGYTGRGIVVSILDDGIEKNHPDLAGNYDPGASFDVNDQDPDPQPRYTQMNDNRHGTRCAGEVAAVANNGVCGVGVAYNARIGGVRMLDGEVTDAVEARSLGLNPNHIHIYSASWGPEDDGKTVDGPARLAEEAFFRGVSQGRGGLGSIFVWASGNGGREHDSCNCDGYTNSIYTLSISSATQSGNVPWYSEACSSTLATTYSSGNQNEKQIVTTDLRQKCTESHTGTSASAPLAAGIIALTLEANNNLTWRDMQHLVVQTSKPAHLNANDWATNGVGRKVSHSYGYGLLDAGAMVALAQNWTTVTPQRKCIIDILTEPKDIGKRLEVRKTVTACLGEPSHITRLEHTQARLTLSYNRRGDLAIHLVSPMGTRSTLLAARPHDYSADGFNDWAFMTTHSWDEDPSGEWVLEIENTSEANNYGTLTKFTLVLYGTAPEGLPTPPESIGCKTLTSSQACVVCEEGFSLHQKSCVQRCPPGFAPQVLDTHYSTENNVEIIRASVCAPCHASCATCQGPAPTDCLSCPSHSSLDPVEQTCSRQSQSSRESPQPQQPPRPPPAEVEAEPRLREGLLPSHLPEVVAGLSCAFIVLVFVTVFLVLQLRSGFSFRGVKVYTMDRGLISYKGLPPEAWQEECPSDSEEDEGRGERTAFIKDQSAL; encoded by the exons ATGGAGCTGAGGCCCTGGTTGCTATGGGTGGTAGTAGCAGCAGGAGCCTTGGTCCTGCTGGCGGCCGATGCCCGTGGCCAGAAGGTCTTCACCAACACCTGGGCTGTGTGCATTCCTGGAGGCCCAGCTGTGGCTGACAGTGTGGCACGCAAGCATGGCTTCCTCAACCTGGGCCAG ATCTTCGGCGACTATTACCACTTCTGGCATCGAGCGGTGACAAAGCGGTCCCTGTCACCTCACCGCCCGCGGCACAGCCGGCTGCAGCGGGAACCTCAA GTACAGTGGCTGGAGCAGCAGGTGGCAAAGCGACGGACCAAACGGGACGTGTACCAGGAGCCCACAGACCCCAAGTTTCCCCAGCAGTGGTACCTG TCTGGTGTCACCCAGCGGGACCTGAACGTGAAGGAGGCCTGGGCCCAGGGCTACACGGGGCGTGGCATCGTGGTCTCCATTCTGGACGATGGCATCGAGAAGAACCACCCGGACTTGGCAGGCAATTAT GATCCTGGGGCCAGCTTCGATGTCAATGACCAGGACCCTGACCCCCAGCCTCGGTACACGCAGATGAATGACAACAG GCATGGCACACGGTGTGCAGGCGAGGTGGCCGCAGTGGCCAACAACGGTGTCTGTGGTGTAGGCGTGGCCTACAATGCCCGCATTGGAG GGGTGCGCATGCTGGACGGTGAAGTGACAGATGCGGTAGAGGCACGCTCGCTGGGCCTGAATCCCAACCACATCCACATCTACAGCGCCAGTTGGGGCCCCGAGGACGACGGCAAGACCGTGGATGGGCCAGCCCGCCTTGCTGAGGAGGCCTTCTTCCGGGGGGTCAGCCAG GGCCGCGGGGGGCTGGGCTCCATCTTTGTCTGGGCCTCTGGGAATGGGGGCCGGGAACATGACAGCTGCAACTGCGACGGCTACACCAACAGCATCTACACGCTGTCCATCAGCAGCGCCACGCAGTCCGGCAACGTGCCCTGGTACAGTGAGGCCTGCTCGTCCACGCTGGCCACAACCTACAGCAGTGGGAACCAGAACGAGAAGCAGATC GTGACCACTGATCTGCGGCAGAAGTGTACGGAGTCTCACACAGGCACCTCTGCCTCTGCCCCCTTGGCAGCGGGCATCATCGCTCTCACCCTGGAGGCCAA TAATAACCTCACCTGGCGGGACATGCAGCACCTGGTGGTACAGACCTCAAAGCCAGCCCACCTCAATGCTAACGACTGGGCCACCAATGGTGTGGGCCGCAAAG TGAGCCATTCGTATGGCTACGGGTTACTGGACGCAGGTGCCATGGTGGCTCTGGCCCAGAACTGGACGACGGTGACCCCCCAGCGGAAGTGCATCATCGACATCCTCACTGAGCCCAA GGACATCGGGAAGCGGCTGGAGGTGCGGAAGACTGTGACTGCCTGCCTGGGGGAGCCCAGCCACATCACGCGGCTGGAACACACTCAGGCACGGCTCACCCTGTCCTACAACCGCCGCGGTGACCTGGCCATCCACCTGGTCAGCCCCATGGGCACCCGCTCCACCCTGCTGGCCGCCAG GCCGCACGACTACTCTGCAGATGGGTTTAACGATTGGGCCTTCATGACGACCCATTCCTGGGACGAGGACCCCTCTGGCGAGTGGGTCCTGGAGATTGAAAACACCAGCGAAGCAAACAACTATG GGACACTGACCAAGTTCACCCTCGTGCTGTACGGCACGGCCCCCGAGGGGCTGCCCACACCTCCTGAGAGCATCGGCTGCAAGACCCTCACGTCCAGCCAGGCCTGTGTGG TGTGCGAGGAAGGCTTCTCCCTGCACCAGAAGAGCTGTGTCCAGCGCTGCCCTCCAGGCTTCGCTCCCCAAGTCCTTGACACGCACTACAGCACCGAGAACAACGTGGAGATCATCCGGGCCAGCGTCTGTGCCCCCTGCCACGCCTCGTGTGCCACGTGCCAGGGGCCAGCCCCCACAGACTGCCTCAGCTGCCCCAGCCACTCCTCCCTGGACCCTGTGGAGCAGACGTGCTCCCGGCAAAGCCAGAGCAGCCGTGAGTCTCCGCAGCCGCAGCAGCCGCCTCGGCCGCCACCCGCGGAGGTGGAGGCAGAGCCGCGGCTGCGGGAGGGGCTGCTGCCCTCGCACCTGCCCGAGGTGGTGGCCGGCCTCAGCTGCGCCTTCATTGTGCTGGTCTTCGTCACTGTCTTCCTGGTCCTGCAGCTGCGCTCGGGCTTCAGCTTCCGAGGGGTGAAGGTGTACACCATGGACCGTGGCCTCATCTCCTACAAGGGGCTGCCCCCCGAAGCCTGGCAGGAGGAGTGCCCATCTGACTCAGAAGAGGACGAGGGCCGGGGCGAGAGGACCGCCTTTATCAAAGACCAGAGTGCCCTTTGA